Proteins from a genomic interval of uncultured Methanocorpusculum sp.:
- a CDS encoding flavodoxin family protein — protein MTTMLVINGSPRKFGNTETVLNAFVEGAKEAGAEVTVIRLVEIDQKNCKGCNACHNSGVCTIKDALTPVFDQMLQSDILVLASPIYSMTVTAEMKSFIDRGQFLWAQKFIRKTLVFDTEHLAKHMGVFLATSGQDLSYIFDSAFPVVRAFFNDSGFTYSENVLFPGMDKHGGVHNWPESVVEAKKRGGEIVKKMDMILKA, from the coding sequence ATGACCACCATGCTCGTGATCAACGGAAGCCCGCGCAAATTCGGGAACACCGAGACGGTGCTGAATGCCTTCGTCGAAGGGGCGAAGGAGGCCGGCGCCGAAGTTACGGTCATCCGTCTGGTCGAGATCGATCAAAAAAACTGCAAAGGTTGCAATGCCTGCCATAATAGCGGGGTCTGTACGATAAAAGACGCCCTGACGCCGGTGTTCGATCAGATGCTGCAGTCGGACATTCTGGTTCTGGCATCGCCGATCTACTCGATGACGGTGACCGCCGAGATGAAGTCATTCATCGACCGGGGGCAGTTTTTGTGGGCCCAGAAGTTCATTCGAAAGACGCTGGTCTTCGATACCGAACATCTCGCAAAGCATATGGGCGTGTTTCTTGCGACGTCGGGGCAGGATCTTTCGTATATTTTCGATTCGGCGTTCCCGGTGGTCCGGGCGTTTTTCAATGATTCGGGATTCACCTATTCGGAGAACGTGCTGTTTCCGGGCATGGATAAGCACGGCGGGGTGCACAACTGGCCGGAGAGCGTGGTCGAGGCAAAAAAACGCGGTGGCGAGATCGTGAAGAAGATGGATATGATATTGAAGGCCTGA
- a CDS encoding flavodoxin family protein, which translates to MPLSVLAITTSPRRHGNSESALDTVLESFSGMSVEKVVLNDLNINPCRGCGKCEKTGVCIHEDDFAELGEKIRSCDLLVFASPVYSMSVCAQGKMLIDRCQVFWSRKYVLHDLSIPEGKKFGMFISVSGQKREGIFDHTVPVAQFLFDVSQIPPSRIRYLLLPGFDKISDFRKNPEAIAKAKEAGDAMAALMVEE; encoded by the coding sequence ATGCCCTTATCCGTTCTTGCCATCACAACTTCCCCGCGTCGTCACGGAAACTCCGAGTCCGCGCTCGACACGGTGCTCGAATCGTTTTCCGGGATGTCGGTGGAAAAGGTCGTCTTGAACGATCTCAACATCAATCCCTGCAGAGGCTGCGGGAAATGCGAAAAGACCGGCGTATGCATCCATGAAGACGACTTCGCCGAACTCGGCGAAAAAATCCGTTCCTGCGATCTTCTTGTTTTCGCCTCCCCGGTCTATTCCATGTCGGTCTGTGCCCAGGGAAAAATGCTCATCGACCGGTGTCAGGTGTTCTGGTCGAGAAAGTATGTCCTTCACGATCTCTCGATCCCGGAAGGAAAGAAGTTTGGGATGTTCATCTCCGTTTCCGGGCAGAAACGCGAAGGGATCTTCGATCACACCGTGCCTGTTGCCCAGTTCCTCTTCGACGTGTCCCAGATCCCGCCTTCACGGATCCGGTATCTCCTTTTGCCGGGCTTTGACAAGATCAGCGATTTCCGGAAAAATCCCGAGGCGATCGCCAAAGCAAAAGAAGCCGGCGATGCGATGGCGGCACTGATGGTGGAAGAATGA
- a CDS encoding EamA family transporter: MESMHVSAGRLVIGFAILAAVLYGISAPVSKILLETTSPELMAALLYLGAGIGMFAVNLVTQRKNRERKEAPLTRKDLPFVIGMIVLDIAAPILLMLGLSMTTAANASLLNNFEIVTTALVALLLFRETIDRRLWIAILLIVAGSILLTVEDASSFSFSAGSLLVLLACVCWGVENNCTRMLSLKNPMQIVIVKGFGAGSGALLIAFLASGMQTDLISVIAALVLGFFAYGLSIYLYVRAQRDLGAAKTSAFYAVAPFIGAAISFAVFQTPLTPLFALAAGVMAVGAYFAATGGHMHKHIHESVMHDHRHGHDDAHHTHVHTQPVEGEHSHEHLHERLEHDHPHGADMHHVHVHEEKK, encoded by the coding sequence ATGGAAAGTATGCATGTTTCCGCAGGCAGACTGGTGATCGGATTTGCGATCCTGGCGGCCGTTTTGTACGGTATCAGTGCGCCGGTCTCGAAGATCCTGCTGGAAACGACGTCCCCCGAACTGATGGCGGCCCTTTTGTATCTGGGGGCGGGTATCGGGATGTTCGCGGTGAACCTCGTGACCCAGAGGAAGAACCGGGAGCGAAAAGAGGCGCCGCTTACAAGGAAAGATCTGCCGTTTGTGATCGGGATGATCGTTTTGGATATCGCGGCGCCGATTTTACTGATGCTGGGTCTATCCATGACGACTGCGGCGAACGCGTCTCTTTTGAATAATTTCGAGATCGTAACGACGGCTCTTGTGGCGCTGTTACTCTTTCGGGAGACGATCGATAGGCGCCTGTGGATCGCGATTCTGCTGATCGTCGCCGGGAGTATTCTTTTGACGGTGGAGGATGCCAGCAGTTTTTCGTTTTCGGCCGGGTCGCTCCTCGTTCTTCTGGCCTGTGTGTGCTGGGGTGTGGAGAACAATTGTACGCGGATGCTTTCGCTGAAAAATCCGATGCAGATCGTGATTGTGAAAGGGTTCGGCGCCGGATCAGGAGCTCTTTTGATCGCGTTTCTGGCGTCCGGGATGCAGACGGATCTCATAAGCGTGATCGCGGCGCTGGTTTTGGGATTTTTCGCGTACGGTCTTTCGATCTATCTGTATGTCCGGGCCCAGCGGGATCTTGGGGCGGCGAAGACGAGTGCGTTTTATGCGGTGGCGCCGTTTATCGGAGCGGCGATTTCCTTTGCAGTTTTCCAGACGCCGCTTACGCCTCTGTTCGCTCTGGCGGCCGGCGTGATGGCGGTCGGAGCGTATTTTGCGGCGACGGGCGGCCATATGCATAAGCATATCCACGAGTCGGTGATGCATGACCACCGGCATGGGCATGACGACGCCCATCATACGCATGTTCATACCCAGCCGGTGGAAGGGGAACACAGTCATGAACATCTGCATGAACGTCTGGAGCACGATCATCCGCACGGAGCGGACATGCATCACGTTCACGTGCATGAAGAGAAGAAGTGA
- a CDS encoding pentapeptide repeat-containing protein, translated as MSDNEDLFQRLSFDHLITCAKNGRILEWNEDFREYYKAEWEKLNPERVYEEKSKLEDYSYFDGFRGPIFERKNFTDSIQSGAKFNSALLIGANLTGSSLNGAYFIDANLQGANFTSSSLNGAYFIDANLQGANFTCSSLDDANFSDAHLEGANFTWSSKYNANFTKTHLHGANFMGARLKGAIFKYSHLEGANFTGTRLWDATFMYAQLKDAKFNNSHLEGTDFAGSYLEGVDFSGTHLLDVYYGEAQLKDANFNNSHLEGADFSNANLQGAQFLTSNLKGTNFYLTRLEGAKFKYTIVRGTQFIEVIIDDKTDFTGTYLAEILTQPKLRKHLERNIRKLNITNKNVFVAMKFDNPELDSALENAIKPACLECGGLKACTIKEKAGDGWIPQRIKEEIQDARFVISDLTYTNPGVYYETGYADGLEIPVIQTCKRSWCNEDHVPLHFDISQRNTIFWKDNDDLKQQLIMKIKELQETGK; from the coding sequence ATGAGTGATAACGAGGACTTGTTCCAAAGATTAAGTTTTGATCATCTTATTACATGTGCGAAAAATGGACGCATATTAGAGTGGAATGAGGATTTTAGGGAGTATTACAAAGCAGAATGGGAGAAACTGAATCCAGAGAGGGTATATGAGGAAAAAAGTAAATTGGAGGATTATTCGTATTTTGATGGATTTAGGGGTCCTATTTTTGAACGTAAAAATTTTACTGACTCAATTCAGAGTGGGGCAAAATTTAACTCAGCACTTTTAATTGGAGCTAATCTCACTGGCTCGTCCCTGAATGGTGCTTATTTTATCGATGCAAATCTTCAAGGAGCAAATTTCACTAGTTCGTCCCTGAATGGTGCTTACTTTATCGATGCAAATCTCCAAGGAGCTAATTTCACTTGTTCGTCTCTGGACGATGCTAATTTTAGCGATGCACATCTTGAGGGGGCTAATTTCACTTGGTCATCTAAGTATAATGCTAATTTTACCAAAACTCATCTTCATGGTGCTAATTTTATGGGGGCACGTTTGAAAGGTGCCATATTCAAATATTCCCATCTTGAGGGAGCCAATTTTACCGGAACACGCCTTTGGGATGCCACGTTTATGTATGCACAACTGAAGGATGCTAAATTCAATAATTCTCATCTTGAAGGAACTGATTTTGCCGGGTCCTATCTTGAAGGAGTTGATTTTTCCGGAACACACCTTCTGGATGTATATTATGGGGAGGCGCAACTGAAAGATGCTAATTTCAATAATTCCCATCTTGAAGGAGCTGATTTTAGCAATGCAAATCTTCAAGGAGCTCAATTTCTTACCTCAAATCTTAAGGGAACTAATTTTTATCTGACACGTCTGGAAGGTGCTAAGTTCAAGTATACAATCGTTCGTGGAACTCAGTTTATCGAGGTCATCATAGATGACAAAACCGATTTCACCGGCACTTATCTTGCAGAAATTCTCACTCAACCAAAACTCAGAAAACACCTTGAGCGAAACATCCGCAAACTCAACATTACCAATAAAAACGTCTTTGTTGCGATGAAATTTGACAATCCTGAACTCGACTCGGCATTGGAAAACGCAATCAAACCTGCCTGCCTCGAATGTGGGGGGCTCAAAGCATGTACGATCAAAGAAAAGGCCGGTGACGGCTGGATCCCCCAGAGAATTAAAGAGGAAATTCAGGATGCACGCTTCGTCATCTCGGACTTAACCTACACAAATCCCGGGGTATATTACGAAACCGGCTATGCAGACGGTCTTGAGATCCCTGTTATCCAGACCTGCAAACGATCATGGTGTAATGAAGATCACGTTCCTCTCCATTTCGACATCTCCCAGAGAAATACTATTTTCTGGAAAGACAATGACGATCTCAAACAACAGCTCATCATGAAAATAAAAGAGTTACAGGAGACTGGAAAATAG
- a CDS encoding ABC transporter substrate-binding protein produces MSHHHEKPPQTKAAKYITAGIIILTVIMFIVAFHPFGTIITTPFPEDEVVIAVSMPFEGEMAEFGVEYMRGIELAVEDINEEGGIRGVPVRVEYYNNKGNVTLAKAQFKEIKERGIPVVIGALTSTVTLALAPYAESYEIVLISPAATSASLSAYGNYVYRTVSSDIYLGAGMAKIIGGRNETQNVMLISLDTSYGKSLKAAFLNEANTSYPDMHIVSSITVPDSDTVNTTEIITAMKNTDPQSVLMIVNPSQCIEIMLAAEKEGLDPTWFGSDMVTNRQVPLEVGEYSEGLIGFSQARRISDPSYQDHYEETFGEEMMTRDSIYGYDTMIVVSQAIEHSGYTADGIREGLDLIRHVGLTGTIVFDEKGDAYLSYDVMRLQNGKWVDLPWSEVLTFEKKAAVISSAHGTSSH; encoded by the coding sequence ATGTCCCATCATCACGAAAAACCGCCGCAGACGAAAGCAGCGAAGTACATCACCGCTGGAATTATCATTCTGACGGTCATCATGTTCATCGTCGCATTCCACCCGTTTGGAACGATCATTACCACGCCGTTTCCAGAAGACGAAGTGGTCATCGCGGTTTCCATGCCGTTTGAAGGAGAAATGGCGGAGTTCGGTGTCGAGTATATGCGGGGAATCGAACTCGCGGTCGAAGACATCAATGAAGAGGGCGGCATCCGGGGCGTCCCGGTCCGGGTCGAGTACTACAACAATAAAGGAAACGTCACGCTCGCAAAAGCCCAGTTCAAGGAGATCAAAGAACGGGGAATCCCGGTAGTGATCGGCGCATTGACAAGTACGGTCACTCTTGCCCTCGCCCCGTATGCAGAGTCGTACGAGATCGTTCTCATCTCGCCTGCCGCAACCTCTGCCAGCCTCTCGGCATACGGCAATTACGTGTATCGAACGGTCTCGTCAGATATCTATCTCGGCGCCGGCATGGCAAAGATCATCGGCGGAAGAAACGAAACGCAAAACGTGATGCTGATCAGCCTTGACACCAGTTACGGAAAAAGTCTCAAAGCCGCATTCCTGAACGAAGCCAACACCTCGTATCCGGATATGCATATCGTCTCCTCCATTACGGTCCCCGACTCGGACACGGTGAATACGACCGAGATCATCACCGCAATGAAGAACACCGACCCCCAGTCCGTTCTTATGATCGTAAACCCGAGCCAGTGCATAGAGATCATGCTGGCCGCGGAAAAGGAGGGACTCGACCCGACCTGGTTCGGATCGGACATGGTAACGAACCGGCAGGTCCCGCTGGAAGTCGGCGAATACTCCGAAGGCCTGATCGGTTTTTCCCAGGCAAGAAGGATCTCCGACCCCTCGTATCAGGACCATTATGAAGAGACATTCGGAGAAGAGATGATGACCCGCGACTCGATCTACGGATACGACACGATGATCGTGGTGTCCCAGGCAATCGAACACAGCGGATATACGGCGGACGGTATCAGGGAAGGTCTCGACCTGATCCGGCATGTCGGCCTTACCGGAACGATCGTCTTCGACGAGAAGGGAGATGCCTACCTGTCATATGATGTGATGCGGCTTCAAAACGGCAAATGGGTCGATCTTCCATGGAGTGAGGTCCTGACCTTCGAGAAGAAAGCGGCCGTGATCTCTTCGGCGCACGGCACCTCTTCCCACTGA
- a CDS encoding rhomboid family intramembrane serine protease: protein MTWSPPLSEHLNDRNISLPPSRFRLFILIYWLLFGIVIVGMWTLLYDGIIPIDAVSLSSSGTPFQALYLAPFSHEIPQHLLTNVFTFFLLGVSLTIITALFRKLDSRFYLCPFIACILFVTILPFTFSTALLLVPNLELVDIVGFSGIVSAVLGMTIVILSYIIWKNFESLRFFIGTILVSVAVFFLLPLAEFRNAHAAVPNTAHQIGFLYGVLITWLIGAALMTKSKKRAYLYLAALLAALFLPIILFGITVLL, encoded by the coding sequence ATGACCTGGAGCCCTCCCCTCTCCGAGCACCTAAACGACAGGAACATCAGCCTCCCGCCCTCGAGATTTCGCCTCTTCATCCTGATATACTGGCTTCTCTTTGGAATCGTCATCGTCGGCATGTGGACGCTCCTGTACGACGGCATCATCCCGATAGACGCCGTCTCCCTCTCGTCATCCGGCACCCCATTCCAGGCCCTCTATCTCGCACCGTTCAGCCATGAAATACCGCAGCATCTCCTGACAAACGTTTTCACCTTCTTCCTTCTGGGCGTTTCCCTGACGATCATCACCGCCCTGTTTCGAAAACTCGACAGCCGGTTTTACCTCTGCCCCTTTATCGCCTGCATCCTTTTTGTCACCATCCTTCCCTTCACCTTCTCGACGGCCCTTCTTCTCGTCCCGAATCTGGAACTGGTGGATATCGTCGGATTCTCAGGCATCGTATCTGCCGTCCTTGGGATGACGATCGTCATACTCTCCTATATCATCTGGAAAAATTTTGAAAGCCTCCGATTTTTCATCGGGACGATTCTCGTCTCGGTAGCGGTATTTTTCCTCCTCCCGCTTGCAGAATTCAGAAACGCCCACGCCGCCGTCCCCAATACCGCTCACCAGATCGGATTTCTCTACGGCGTCCTCATCACGTGGCTGATCGGCGCCGCCCTGATGACCAAGTCAAAGAAGCGTGCGTATCTCTATCTTGCGGCACTTCTGGCGGCACTTTTCCTGCCGATCATCCTGTTCGGCATAACGGTTCTGCTGTAA
- a CDS encoding dihydropteroate synthase, whose protein sequence is MHVLFPTGRQSAPSLVLALSKVTEFTCEIVETGEIASFLTPGSLEKLIHAHPCDLAVVSGMCTASFRDTEKRTGVPVRKGTRHAADMGMCVPLISTGRLSADMPADDMLAEEKRKAARENLILAEFEAEPFFTIRDLKIGGTSRIKVIHEIMDAHRHPFLREAVIRAHENGADIVDLGFGFDATEDDVVRCFSMAADLDIPLSIDTLDPELIEASLFRADLILSLTKETIPLLAEKIIEAGAAVVLIPRDGASLEETISSALDTGLFKILADPLLQPPLSGMTRSLAGYLPATVCPKVLGCVNVVEMVDADSPGICAMLASVAAETGSACLLISEHSDKTHGATAEMRRAVEMMTLSRGRPYPKDAGLDLLILKEKRCRREPPLLYEEIRDAGIPSDSLVYDPKGNFRIGIENGYIVAVRDGKAIRGTSWYDVFSAILAENGVSLLDHAAYLGKELYKAELALRFGRSFEQDGNF, encoded by the coding sequence ATGCATGTTCTCTTTCCCACAGGACGCCAGAGTGCCCCCTCCCTCGTTCTGGCATTATCCAAGGTAACCGAGTTTACCTGTGAGATCGTCGAAACAGGCGAAATTGCTTCTTTTTTAACGCCCGGATCATTAGAAAAGCTCATTCATGCGCACCCCTGCGATCTTGCGGTCGTTTCCGGGATGTGCACGGCGTCTTTTCGTGATACGGAAAAGAGAACAGGCGTTCCAGTCAGGAAAGGAACGCGCCACGCGGCCGACATGGGAATGTGCGTCCCGCTGATATCCACCGGCAGGCTTTCAGCGGATATGCCGGCAGATGATATGCTTGCCGAAGAGAAGAGGAAAGCCGCCAGAGAAAATCTGATCCTTGCGGAGTTCGAGGCCGAGCCGTTTTTCACGATCCGGGATCTCAAGATCGGCGGCACCTCGCGGATCAAGGTGATCCACGAGATCATGGATGCCCACCGTCATCCCTTCCTTCGGGAAGCGGTGATTCGTGCCCATGAAAACGGGGCCGACATCGTGGATCTCGGGTTCGGGTTCGATGCGACCGAGGATGATGTGGTAAGGTGTTTTTCGATGGCGGCGGATCTGGATATCCCGCTTTCGATCGACACGCTGGACCCGGAACTTATCGAAGCTTCGCTGTTTCGTGCGGATCTGATCCTTTCGCTTACGAAAGAAACGATCCCTCTTCTCGCAGAAAAAATCATAGAGGCGGGAGCAGCGGTCGTTTTGATCCCGCGGGACGGCGCATCTCTCGAGGAGACGATTTCGTCGGCCCTGGATACCGGCCTTTTCAAGATCCTCGCCGATCCGCTCCTCCAGCCGCCGCTTTCGGGGATGACCCGGTCTCTTGCCGGCTATCTGCCGGCGACGGTTTGTCCAAAAGTGCTTGGATGCGTGAATGTCGTCGAAATGGTGGACGCGGACAGTCCGGGGATCTGCGCTATGCTTGCGTCGGTCGCGGCGGAAACGGGGAGTGCGTGCCTGTTGATCTCCGAACACTCGGACAAAACGCATGGGGCCACCGCCGAGATGCGGCGTGCGGTCGAGATGATGACCCTGTCAAGGGGCCGGCCGTATCCGAAAGATGCCGGTCTCGATCTGTTGATCCTCAAAGAAAAACGCTGCCGGCGGGAACCTCCCCTCCTCTACGAAGAGATCCGGGATGCCGGGATTCCTTCGGATTCCCTCGTGTATGATCCGAAAGGAAACTTCCGTATCGGGATCGAAAACGGTTATATCGTCGCTGTCAGAGATGGAAAGGCCATCCGGGGAACCTCATGGTATGATGTCTTCTCTGCGATCCTTGCAGAAAACGGCGTCTCGCTTCTGGATCATGCGGCGTATCTGGGAAAAGAGCTGTATAAGGCGGAGCTTGCCCTGCGGTTTGGTCGAAGCTTCGAGCAGGACGGGAACTTCTGA
- a CDS encoding PHP domain-containing protein, protein MVLITCDLHIHTSASADGKCPVKDVITKAKERGLDAIAITDHDTTEGAKQALALKKPGILIIPGIEVSTKQGHLLVLGTTKVFELGKDVLETIREAKHEGCLTIVPHPYHRWRHAVGLHSPDALRDADAIEVFNSRYYIGTANSRAAKFAKKYHIPMTAGSDAHTCQFVGYGINIIDAEERTVASVLDAIRKGKIESKCKKTPIRTYTSQSFNNVVRKVRRQTSRLKPRRMR, encoded by the coding sequence ATGGTTCTCATTACCTGCGATCTGCATATCCACACAAGTGCTTCGGCGGACGGAAAGTGCCCCGTCAAAGACGTCATCACAAAAGCGAAGGAACGCGGACTGGATGCGATCGCGATAACCGACCATGATACGACCGAGGGAGCAAAGCAGGCGCTCGCACTGAAAAAACCCGGGATCCTGATCATCCCGGGGATCGAGGTCTCGACAAAACAGGGGCACCTCCTCGTGCTCGGCACGACGAAGGTGTTCGAGCTGGGAAAGGATGTGCTCGAAACGATCCGTGAGGCGAAACACGAGGGCTGCCTGACGATCGTTCCCCACCCCTACCACCGCTGGCGGCATGCGGTCGGTCTCCACTCGCCGGACGCTCTGCGGGATGCGGACGCGATTGAAGTGTTCAACAGCAGATACTATATCGGGACCGCGAATTCCCGGGCCGCAAAGTTCGCGAAAAAATACCATATACCCATGACCGCCGGGTCGGATGCCCACACCTGCCAGTTCGTCGGCTACGGGATCAATATCATCGACGCGGAGGAACGGACCGTCGCGTCCGTCCTCGACGCGATCAGAAAGGGAAAGATCGAGAGCAAATGTAAAAAGACGCCGATTCGGACCTACACCTCCCAGTCATTCAATAACGTGGTTCGAAAGGTCCGCCGGCAGACCTCCCGGCTCAAACCCCGGCGGATGAGATGA
- a CDS encoding cysteine-rich small domain-containing protein — protein sequence MPEDCPYYPCHNYADQQCSFCYCPLYPCMDTEYGQMIETPHGEIWSCMDCRLVHEPRIANHLLANPEAGVLELKSLKKKNI from the coding sequence ATCCCGGAGGACTGCCCCTATTATCCCTGCCATAATTATGCCGACCAGCAGTGCAGTTTCTGCTACTGCCCCCTCTATCCGTGCATGGACACGGAGTACGGGCAGATGATCGAGACGCCGCATGGCGAGATATGGAGCTGCATGGACTGCCGTCTGGTTCACGAACCGCGGATAGCGAATCATCTTCTCGCAAATCCCGAAGCAGGCGTTTTGGAACTGAAATCGTTAAAAAAGAAAAATATTTAG
- a CDS encoding DUF1858 domain-containing protein — MAITLDSTIADLLREKPEAAATLQSFGMGCLGCAIANNETIREAVMVHGIPLEELAKKLGL; from the coding sequence ATGGCAATCACACTTGATTCAACTATCGCCGACCTTCTCCGCGAGAAACCCGAAGCGGCAGCAACCCTTCAGAGCTTCGGCATGGGCTGTCTCGGCTGCGCGATCGCAAACAACGAGACCATTCGCGAAGCTGTAATGGTACACGGCATCCCATTAGAAGAGCTTGCAAAAAAGCTCGGTCTCTAA
- a CDS encoding adenosylcobinamide amidohydrolase, translating into MRYYLRKDVLIVRGDFRAASNGIDGGLADVRSILNISVPRLFSEDASRHISTVSMRNGFLHPYFGLLTALPITNLCIARYDYVTVFVTATVSDRNRTINIIVTIDRPLTDAALLGAMMTVTEAKMQVITARKVPGSALSTDAVVVACEKTDGIPEAFAGPLTETGMRISKAVSHALTEALVRFDNYLLSTWGVTRGWSRGNPAIVKRHRPSFFIYSRYGGDHWN; encoded by the coding sequence ATGCGGTATTATCTGCGCAAGGATGTTTTGATCGTTCGGGGGGATTTTCGGGCGGCAAGCAACGGTATCGACGGCGGCCTTGCGGACGTCAGATCGATTCTGAACATCTCGGTCCCGCGGCTTTTTTCCGAGGACGCTTCCCGGCACATCAGCACGGTCTCGATGCGGAACGGATTTCTGCATCCGTATTTCGGTCTTCTGACCGCTCTCCCGATCACGAACCTCTGCATAGCCCGCTATGACTATGTTACGGTTTTTGTGACCGCCACCGTTTCAGACCGGAACCGGACGATAAACATCATCGTCACGATTGACCGTCCGCTCACCGACGCCGCTTTGCTCGGCGCCATGATGACGGTCACCGAAGCGAAAATGCAGGTGATCACGGCCAGAAAAGTTCCGGGAAGTGCTCTCTCGACGGACGCCGTGGTTGTAGCCTGTGAAAAAACGGACGGTATCCCTGAGGCGTTTGCAGGACCCCTTACCGAGACCGGGATGCGGATCTCAAAAGCCGTATCCCATGCCCTGACCGAAGCTCTCGTCCGGTTCGACAACTATCTTCTCTCCACCTGGGGCGTGACTCGCGGCTGGTCGAGAGGCAATCCCGCGATCGTCAAACGGCACCGGCCGTCGTTTTTCATCTACAGCAGGTACGGGGGAGACCACTGGAACTAA
- the truA gene encoding tRNA pseudouridine(38-40) synthase TruA — translation MKLAFLAGYRGQNFAGSQYQPHKRTVEGEFVAGGIELGLFSDAKEAHFRTAGRTDKGVSARRQLFSITTDKPELAVEALNFHLPDDIWCIGAAEVDDEFYPRYAARERSYRYYFPYPADVSRMQDTASRLIGTHNFSGFAKMEAGRDPVRTVTRAEVFPGSDGCPVFEVAAKSFLWNMVRGMAGALQTVGLALCEPELIDELLASPTERVHPAPAEGLVFWDVVCDLSFTPMRQKNEVKRSLARDAVAARADMHTAEALLEDRPEEFWKKKVIRGYSTLIKKR, via the coding sequence ATGAAGCTCGCCTTCCTTGCAGGATACCGGGGACAAAACTTCGCCGGCTCCCAGTACCAGCCGCATAAACGAACCGTGGAGGGAGAGTTTGTGGCCGGCGGCATCGAGCTCGGGCTCTTTTCCGACGCAAAGGAGGCGCATTTTCGGACCGCGGGACGGACCGACAAGGGCGTGAGTGCGAGAAGACAGCTGTTTTCGATCACGACCGATAAACCCGAACTCGCAGTCGAAGCGCTGAACTTTCATCTGCCGGACGATATCTGGTGTATCGGAGCCGCCGAAGTTGACGACGAGTTTTATCCGCGATACGCCGCACGGGAACGAAGCTACCGGTATTATTTCCCCTATCCTGCGGATGTTTCCCGAATGCAGGACACGGCGTCCCGTCTGATCGGGACGCACAATTTCAGCGGGTTTGCGAAAATGGAGGCCGGCCGTGATCCGGTTCGGACCGTGACCCGGGCCGAAGTGTTTCCTGGATCGGACGGTTGCCCGGTCTTCGAGGTCGCCGCGAAAAGTTTTCTCTGGAACATGGTCAGAGGGATGGCCGGCGCTTTGCAGACCGTAGGCCTCGCCCTTTGCGAACCCGAACTCATCGACGAGCTTCTTGCCTCACCGACGGAACGGGTCCATCCGGCGCCGGCAGAAGGACTCGTCTTCTGGGACGTCGTCTGCGATCTTTCGTTTACCCCGATGCGGCAGAAAAACGAAGTAAAGCGGTCGCTTGCGAGGGACGCGGTCGCGGCACGAGCCGACATGCACACCGCCGAGGCTCTTTTAGAGGATCGGCCGGAAGAGTTCTGGAAGAAAAAAGTGATTCGGGGATACTCGACCCTGATTAAAAAACGGTGA